One region of Eupeodes corollae chromosome 1, idEupCoro1.1, whole genome shotgun sequence genomic DNA includes:
- the LOC129949796 gene encoding protein GVQW3-like, whose product MEFTNSKIRDILKFSFVKGKSARETFREINCVLGNGTLSLRVADEWFLRFRVGENDTMDKPAGGRPVTKNTDQTMENITQEMRVSHQTILHHLQKAGYKK is encoded by the coding sequence ATGGAGTTTACTAACTCCAAAATTCgcgatattttaaagttttccttCGTTAAAGGCAAATCCGCTAGAGAAACGTTCCGTGAGATTAATTGTGTTTTGGGGAATGGTACTTTATCACTTCGAGTCGCGGACGAATGGTTCCTAAGATTCAGAGTCGGTGAAAACGACACCATGGATAAACCAGCCGGTGGAAGACCGGTGACGAAGAATACCGATCAAACCATGGAAAACATCACCCAGGAGATGAGAGTTAGTCACCAAACCATTTTACACCATCTGCAGAAGGctggatacaaaaaataa